A single genomic interval of Deinococcus ruber harbors:
- a CDS encoding YybH family protein: MTRTMTATTPTQVLELYRAAVYAKDVEALMQLYAPDVRVFDMWGTWAYDGADAWRTAVSEWFGSLGSDLVRVEMDDLQHTQSGELAVLSAFVTYRGLSAQGQELRSMNNRLTLVCRQDSSGWQVIHEHSSSPADFESGKVLLRRG, from the coding sequence GTGACGCGCACCATGACAGCAACAACGCCGACGCAGGTGCTGGAGCTGTACCGCGCCGCCGTCTACGCCAAAGATGTCGAGGCGCTGATGCAGCTGTACGCCCCAGACGTGCGGGTGTTCGACATGTGGGGCACGTGGGCTTACGACGGTGCTGATGCGTGGCGCACGGCTGTATCCGAGTGGTTCGGCTCGCTGGGCAGCGATCTGGTCAGGGTCGAGATGGACGACCTTCAGCACACGCAGTCGGGCGAACTGGCCGTGCTCTCGGCCTTCGTGACGTACCGGGGGCTGTCGGCCCAGGGCCAGGAACTGCGCTCGATGAACAACCGCCTGACGCTGGTCTGCAGGCAGGACAGCAGCGGCTGGCAGGTTATCCACGAACATTCGTCGTCACCCGCCGATTTCGAATCGGGAAAGGTGCTGCTCAGGCGCGGATAA